From a single Pyxicephalus adspersus chromosome 11, UCB_Pads_2.0, whole genome shotgun sequence genomic region:
- the RIC8A gene encoding chaperone Ric-8A isoform X5 — translation MDMDGILDRLETGEQELVQKALTEYNKENSQCFFFNAEQREQRKKLGELVIKFLERDLQPSCQVVCLETIRILSRDKYGLSPFTSHSAMQILAQYAGLDYSDETEVPRMPDSESVVEALKALCNIVYNSIEAQEVAKELRLVCGLARRLKLYNETRLSHESRFFDLRLLFLLTALRVDVRRQLARELRGVSLLTDALESTLALKWADIYEVVTDRLAPPLGKEETERVMEILKTLFNITFDISRREVDEEDAALYRHLAAILRHCLLRQSDGEDRTEEFHGHTVNLLVNLPLMCLDVLLTPKVEHGSVEYMGMNMDTVEVLIQFLDRRLDRGHKLRETLTPVLNLLTESSRVHRETRKFLRAKVLPPLRDVKNRPEVGNTLRNKLVRLMTHVDTDVKHCAAEFLFVLCKENVSRFVKYTGYGNAAGLLAARGLLAGGRGEGRYSEDEDTDTEEYREAKPNINPVTGRVEEKQPNPMDGMTEEQKEYEAMKLVSMFDKLSSREQIIQPMGVTSDGRLEPLDEAAQKMLQQQESSDLETDSD, via the exons AAACTTGGAGAGTTGGTGATTAAGTTCCTGGAAcgtgatcttcagccatcttgtcaAGTTGTCTGTCTCGAAACTATCCGAATTCTTTCACGGGACAAGTATGGATTGTCTCCCTTTACCAGCCACTCAGCCATGCAGATCCTGGCACAGTACGCAGGGTTGGACTACTCTGATGAGACAGAGGTGCCTCGCATGCCAGACAGTGAGAGCGTTGTGGAAGCTTTGAAGGCTCTGTGTAACATTGTCTATAATAGCATCGAGGCCCAGGAAGTGGCCAAGGAGTTGCGGCTGGTCTGTGGCCTAGCTCGCCGTCTCAAGCTCTACAATGAGACCAGGTTGTCCCATGAAAGTAGATTTTTTGATCTACGGCTTCTCTTCCTCCTCACAGCATTAAGGGTAGATGTAAGAAGACAGCTGGCTCGGGAATTGAGGGGTGTTAGTCTCCTCACTGATGCACTGGAAAGCACCCTTGCTCTGAAGTGGGCAGATATCTACGAGGTAGTAACAGATCGTCTTGCTCCACCACTTGGCAAAGAGGAGACTGAGAGGGTGATGGAGATACTGAAGACCCTCTTCAACATCACCTTTGATATTAGCCGTAGGGAAGTTGATGAG gAAGATGCAGCGCTGTACCGCCATCTAGCAGCAATACTTAGGCATTGCCTACTTAGACAAAGTGACGGTGAAGACAGAACTGAGGAATTCCATGG GCACACAGTAAACCTTCTGGTAAACCTCCCTCTCATGTGTCTTGACGTTCTCCTGACACCTAAAGTTGAGCATGGTTCTGTGGAGTACATGGGAATGAACATGGACACAGTGGAAGTTCTAATACAGTTCCTGGACAGGAGGTTGGACAGG GGTCATAAATTACGTGAGACTCTGACTCCGGTTCTAAATCTGCTGACTGAAAGTTCACGAGTTCATCGTGAGACACGGAAGTTCCTCCGTGCAAAA GTTTTACCTCCTCTTAGGGATGTAAAGAACCGTCCAGAAGTGGGGAACACACTACGCAACAAGTTAGTTCGTCTGATGACACATGTAGACACGGATGTAAAGCACTGTGCTGCTGAATTTCTTTTTGTCCTTTGTAAAGAAAATG TGTCTCGATTTGTCAAGTACACAGGATATGGGAATGCAGCTGGTTTGCTTGCTGCCAGGGGGCTGTTGGCAGGTGGACGTGGAGAAGGTCGATATTCTGAAGATGAAGACACAGATACAGAAGAGTATAGAGAAGCTAAACCTAA TATTAACCCAGTGACAGGGCGAGTGGAAGAAAAACAGCCTAATCCCATGGATGGCATGACAGAAGAGCAGAAAGAGTATGAGGCTATGAAGCTGGTCAGCATGTTCGATAAGTTATCAAG cAGGGAACAAATCATCCAACCAATGGGAGTGACATCTGATGGAAGGTTGGAACCTCTAGATGAGGCTGCTCAGAAGATGCTACAGCAACAAGAATCCTCTGACCTAGAGACTGACTCAGACTAA
- the RIC8A gene encoding chaperone Ric-8A isoform X3 — protein MDMDGILDRLETGEQELVQKALTEYNKENSQCFFFNAEQREQRKFRKKKFRDWVPKSDSDYDSDCSDDPEFKQRQKLGELVIKFLERDLQPSCQVVCLETIRILSRDKYGLSPFTSHSAMQILAQYAGLDYSDETEVPRMPDSESVVEALKALCNIVYNSIEAQEVAKELRLVCGLARRLKLYNETRLSHESRFFDLRLLFLLTALRVDVRRQLARELRGVSLLTDALESTLALKWADIYEVVTDRLAPPLGKEETERVMEILKTLFNITFDISRREVDEEDAALYRHLAAILRHCLLRQSDGEDRTEEFHGHTVNLLVNLPLMCLDVLLTPKVEHGSVEYMGMNMDTVEVLIQFLDRRLDRGHKLRETLTPVLNLLTESSRVHRETRKFLRAKVLPPLRDVKNRPEVGNTLRNKLVRLMTHVDTDVKHCAAEFLFVLCKENVSRFVKYTGYGNAAGLLAARGLLAGGRGEGRYSEDEDTDTEEYREAKPNINPVTGRVEEKQPNPMDGMTEEQKEYEAMKLVSMFDKLSSREQIIQPMGVTSDGRLEPLDEAAQKMLQQQESSDLETDSD, from the exons TTTAGGAAAAAGAAATTCCGAGACTGGGTCCCCAAATCAGACTCAGACTATGACTCAGATTGCTCTGATGATCCGGAGTTTAAACAGCGACAG AAACTTGGAGAGTTGGTGATTAAGTTCCTGGAAcgtgatcttcagccatcttgtcaAGTTGTCTGTCTCGAAACTATCCGAATTCTTTCACGGGACAAGTATGGATTGTCTCCCTTTACCAGCCACTCAGCCATGCAGATCCTGGCACAGTACGCAGGGTTGGACTACTCTGATGAGACAGAGGTGCCTCGCATGCCAGACAGTGAGAGCGTTGTGGAAGCTTTGAAGGCTCTGTGTAACATTGTCTATAATAGCATCGAGGCCCAGGAAGTGGCCAAGGAGTTGCGGCTGGTCTGTGGCCTAGCTCGCCGTCTCAAGCTCTACAATGAGACCAGGTTGTCCCATGAAAGTAGATTTTTTGATCTACGGCTTCTCTTCCTCCTCACAGCATTAAGGGTAGATGTAAGAAGACAGCTGGCTCGGGAATTGAGGGGTGTTAGTCTCCTCACTGATGCACTGGAAAGCACCCTTGCTCTGAAGTGGGCAGATATCTACGAGGTAGTAACAGATCGTCTTGCTCCACCACTTGGCAAAGAGGAGACTGAGAGGGTGATGGAGATACTGAAGACCCTCTTCAACATCACCTTTGATATTAGCCGTAGGGAAGTTGATGAG gAAGATGCAGCGCTGTACCGCCATCTAGCAGCAATACTTAGGCATTGCCTACTTAGACAAAGTGACGGTGAAGACAGAACTGAGGAATTCCATGG GCACACAGTAAACCTTCTGGTAAACCTCCCTCTCATGTGTCTTGACGTTCTCCTGACACCTAAAGTTGAGCATGGTTCTGTGGAGTACATGGGAATGAACATGGACACAGTGGAAGTTCTAATACAGTTCCTGGACAGGAGGTTGGACAGG GGTCATAAATTACGTGAGACTCTGACTCCGGTTCTAAATCTGCTGACTGAAAGTTCACGAGTTCATCGTGAGACACGGAAGTTCCTCCGTGCAAAA GTTTTACCTCCTCTTAGGGATGTAAAGAACCGTCCAGAAGTGGGGAACACACTACGCAACAAGTTAGTTCGTCTGATGACACATGTAGACACGGATGTAAAGCACTGTGCTGCTGAATTTCTTTTTGTCCTTTGTAAAGAAAATG TGTCTCGATTTGTCAAGTACACAGGATATGGGAATGCAGCTGGTTTGCTTGCTGCCAGGGGGCTGTTGGCAGGTGGACGTGGAGAAGGTCGATATTCTGAAGATGAAGACACAGATACAGAAGAGTATAGAGAAGCTAAACCTAA TATTAACCCAGTGACAGGGCGAGTGGAAGAAAAACAGCCTAATCCCATGGATGGCATGACAGAAGAGCAGAAAGAGTATGAGGCTATGAAGCTGGTCAGCATGTTCGATAAGTTATCAAG cAGGGAACAAATCATCCAACCAATGGGAGTGACATCTGATGGAAGGTTGGAACCTCTAGATGAGGCTGCTCAGAAGATGCTACAGCAACAAGAATCCTCTGACCTAGAGACTGACTCAGACTAA
- the RIC8A gene encoding chaperone Ric-8A isoform X4, translating to MDMDGILDRLETGEQELVQKALTEYNKENSQCFFFNAEQREQRKRQELEEKLGELVIKFLERDLQPSCQVVCLETIRILSRDKYGLSPFTSHSAMQILAQYAGLDYSDETEVPRMPDSESVVEALKALCNIVYNSIEAQEVAKELRLVCGLARRLKLYNETRLSHESRFFDLRLLFLLTALRVDVRRQLARELRGVSLLTDALESTLALKWADIYEVVTDRLAPPLGKEETERVMEILKTLFNITFDISRREVDEEDAALYRHLAAILRHCLLRQSDGEDRTEEFHGHTVNLLVNLPLMCLDVLLTPKVEHGSVEYMGMNMDTVEVLIQFLDRRLDRGHKLRETLTPVLNLLTESSRVHRETRKFLRAKVLPPLRDVKNRPEVGNTLRNKLVRLMTHVDTDVKHCAAEFLFVLCKENVSRFVKYTGYGNAAGLLAARGLLAGGRGEGRYSEDEDTDTEEYREAKPNINPVTGRVEEKQPNPMDGMTEEQKEYEAMKLVSMFDKLSSREQIIQPMGVTSDGRLEPLDEAAQKMLQQQESSDLETDSD from the exons AAACTTGGAGAGTTGGTGATTAAGTTCCTGGAAcgtgatcttcagccatcttgtcaAGTTGTCTGTCTCGAAACTATCCGAATTCTTTCACGGGACAAGTATGGATTGTCTCCCTTTACCAGCCACTCAGCCATGCAGATCCTGGCACAGTACGCAGGGTTGGACTACTCTGATGAGACAGAGGTGCCTCGCATGCCAGACAGTGAGAGCGTTGTGGAAGCTTTGAAGGCTCTGTGTAACATTGTCTATAATAGCATCGAGGCCCAGGAAGTGGCCAAGGAGTTGCGGCTGGTCTGTGGCCTAGCTCGCCGTCTCAAGCTCTACAATGAGACCAGGTTGTCCCATGAAAGTAGATTTTTTGATCTACGGCTTCTCTTCCTCCTCACAGCATTAAGGGTAGATGTAAGAAGACAGCTGGCTCGGGAATTGAGGGGTGTTAGTCTCCTCACTGATGCACTGGAAAGCACCCTTGCTCTGAAGTGGGCAGATATCTACGAGGTAGTAACAGATCGTCTTGCTCCACCACTTGGCAAAGAGGAGACTGAGAGGGTGATGGAGATACTGAAGACCCTCTTCAACATCACCTTTGATATTAGCCGTAGGGAAGTTGATGAG gAAGATGCAGCGCTGTACCGCCATCTAGCAGCAATACTTAGGCATTGCCTACTTAGACAAAGTGACGGTGAAGACAGAACTGAGGAATTCCATGG GCACACAGTAAACCTTCTGGTAAACCTCCCTCTCATGTGTCTTGACGTTCTCCTGACACCTAAAGTTGAGCATGGTTCTGTGGAGTACATGGGAATGAACATGGACACAGTGGAAGTTCTAATACAGTTCCTGGACAGGAGGTTGGACAGG GGTCATAAATTACGTGAGACTCTGACTCCGGTTCTAAATCTGCTGACTGAAAGTTCACGAGTTCATCGTGAGACACGGAAGTTCCTCCGTGCAAAA GTTTTACCTCCTCTTAGGGATGTAAAGAACCGTCCAGAAGTGGGGAACACACTACGCAACAAGTTAGTTCGTCTGATGACACATGTAGACACGGATGTAAAGCACTGTGCTGCTGAATTTCTTTTTGTCCTTTGTAAAGAAAATG TGTCTCGATTTGTCAAGTACACAGGATATGGGAATGCAGCTGGTTTGCTTGCTGCCAGGGGGCTGTTGGCAGGTGGACGTGGAGAAGGTCGATATTCTGAAGATGAAGACACAGATACAGAAGAGTATAGAGAAGCTAAACCTAA TATTAACCCAGTGACAGGGCGAGTGGAAGAAAAACAGCCTAATCCCATGGATGGCATGACAGAAGAGCAGAAAGAGTATGAGGCTATGAAGCTGGTCAGCATGTTCGATAAGTTATCAAG cAGGGAACAAATCATCCAACCAATGGGAGTGACATCTGATGGAAGGTTGGAACCTCTAGATGAGGCTGCTCAGAAGATGCTACAGCAACAAGAATCCTCTGACCTAGAGACTGACTCAGACTAA
- the RIC8A gene encoding chaperone Ric-8A isoform X2 yields MDMDGILDRLETGEQELVQKALTEYNKENSQCFFFNAEQREQRKRQELEEFRKKKFRDWVPKSDSDYDSDCSDDPEFKQRQKLGELVIKFLERDLQPSCQVVCLETIRILSRDKYGLSPFTSHSAMQILAQYAGLDYSDETEVPRMPDSESVVEALKALCNIVYNSIEAQEVAKELRLVCGLARRLKLYNETRLSHESRFFDLRLLFLLTALRVDVRRQLARELRGVSLLTDALESTLALKWADIYEVVTDRLAPPLGKEETERVMEILKTLFNITFDISRREVDEEDAALYRHLAAILRHCLLRQSDGEDRTEEFHGHTVNLLVNLPLMCLDVLLTPKVEHGSVEYMGMNMDTVEVLIQFLDRRLDRGHKLRETLTPVLNLLTESSRVHRETRKFLRAKVLPPLRDVKNRPEVGNTLRNKLVRLMTHVDTDVKHCAAEFLFVLCKENVSRFVKYTGYGNAAGLLAARGLLAGGRGEGRYSEDEDTDTEEYREAKPNINPVTGRVEEKQPNPMDGMTEEQKEYEAMKLVSMFDKLSREQIIQPMGVTSDGRLEPLDEAAQKMLQQQESSDLETDSD; encoded by the exons TTTAGGAAAAAGAAATTCCGAGACTGGGTCCCCAAATCAGACTCAGACTATGACTCAGATTGCTCTGATGATCCGGAGTTTAAACAGCGACAG AAACTTGGAGAGTTGGTGATTAAGTTCCTGGAAcgtgatcttcagccatcttgtcaAGTTGTCTGTCTCGAAACTATCCGAATTCTTTCACGGGACAAGTATGGATTGTCTCCCTTTACCAGCCACTCAGCCATGCAGATCCTGGCACAGTACGCAGGGTTGGACTACTCTGATGAGACAGAGGTGCCTCGCATGCCAGACAGTGAGAGCGTTGTGGAAGCTTTGAAGGCTCTGTGTAACATTGTCTATAATAGCATCGAGGCCCAGGAAGTGGCCAAGGAGTTGCGGCTGGTCTGTGGCCTAGCTCGCCGTCTCAAGCTCTACAATGAGACCAGGTTGTCCCATGAAAGTAGATTTTTTGATCTACGGCTTCTCTTCCTCCTCACAGCATTAAGGGTAGATGTAAGAAGACAGCTGGCTCGGGAATTGAGGGGTGTTAGTCTCCTCACTGATGCACTGGAAAGCACCCTTGCTCTGAAGTGGGCAGATATCTACGAGGTAGTAACAGATCGTCTTGCTCCACCACTTGGCAAAGAGGAGACTGAGAGGGTGATGGAGATACTGAAGACCCTCTTCAACATCACCTTTGATATTAGCCGTAGGGAAGTTGATGAG gAAGATGCAGCGCTGTACCGCCATCTAGCAGCAATACTTAGGCATTGCCTACTTAGACAAAGTGACGGTGAAGACAGAACTGAGGAATTCCATGG GCACACAGTAAACCTTCTGGTAAACCTCCCTCTCATGTGTCTTGACGTTCTCCTGACACCTAAAGTTGAGCATGGTTCTGTGGAGTACATGGGAATGAACATGGACACAGTGGAAGTTCTAATACAGTTCCTGGACAGGAGGTTGGACAGG GGTCATAAATTACGTGAGACTCTGACTCCGGTTCTAAATCTGCTGACTGAAAGTTCACGAGTTCATCGTGAGACACGGAAGTTCCTCCGTGCAAAA GTTTTACCTCCTCTTAGGGATGTAAAGAACCGTCCAGAAGTGGGGAACACACTACGCAACAAGTTAGTTCGTCTGATGACACATGTAGACACGGATGTAAAGCACTGTGCTGCTGAATTTCTTTTTGTCCTTTGTAAAGAAAATG TGTCTCGATTTGTCAAGTACACAGGATATGGGAATGCAGCTGGTTTGCTTGCTGCCAGGGGGCTGTTGGCAGGTGGACGTGGAGAAGGTCGATATTCTGAAGATGAAGACACAGATACAGAAGAGTATAGAGAAGCTAAACCTAA TATTAACCCAGTGACAGGGCGAGTGGAAGAAAAACAGCCTAATCCCATGGATGGCATGACAGAAGAGCAGAAAGAGTATGAGGCTATGAAGCTGGTCAGCATGTTCGATAAGTTATCAAG GGAACAAATCATCCAACCAATGGGAGTGACATCTGATGGAAGGTTGGAACCTCTAGATGAGGCTGCTCAGAAGATGCTACAGCAACAAGAATCCTCTGACCTAGAGACTGACTCAGACTAA
- the RIC8A gene encoding chaperone Ric-8A isoform X1 has product MDMDGILDRLETGEQELVQKALTEYNKENSQCFFFNAEQREQRKRQELEEFRKKKFRDWVPKSDSDYDSDCSDDPEFKQRQKLGELVIKFLERDLQPSCQVVCLETIRILSRDKYGLSPFTSHSAMQILAQYAGLDYSDETEVPRMPDSESVVEALKALCNIVYNSIEAQEVAKELRLVCGLARRLKLYNETRLSHESRFFDLRLLFLLTALRVDVRRQLARELRGVSLLTDALESTLALKWADIYEVVTDRLAPPLGKEETERVMEILKTLFNITFDISRREVDEEDAALYRHLAAILRHCLLRQSDGEDRTEEFHGHTVNLLVNLPLMCLDVLLTPKVEHGSVEYMGMNMDTVEVLIQFLDRRLDRGHKLRETLTPVLNLLTESSRVHRETRKFLRAKVLPPLRDVKNRPEVGNTLRNKLVRLMTHVDTDVKHCAAEFLFVLCKENVSRFVKYTGYGNAAGLLAARGLLAGGRGEGRYSEDEDTDTEEYREAKPNINPVTGRVEEKQPNPMDGMTEEQKEYEAMKLVSMFDKLSSREQIIQPMGVTSDGRLEPLDEAAQKMLQQQESSDLETDSD; this is encoded by the exons TTTAGGAAAAAGAAATTCCGAGACTGGGTCCCCAAATCAGACTCAGACTATGACTCAGATTGCTCTGATGATCCGGAGTTTAAACAGCGACAG AAACTTGGAGAGTTGGTGATTAAGTTCCTGGAAcgtgatcttcagccatcttgtcaAGTTGTCTGTCTCGAAACTATCCGAATTCTTTCACGGGACAAGTATGGATTGTCTCCCTTTACCAGCCACTCAGCCATGCAGATCCTGGCACAGTACGCAGGGTTGGACTACTCTGATGAGACAGAGGTGCCTCGCATGCCAGACAGTGAGAGCGTTGTGGAAGCTTTGAAGGCTCTGTGTAACATTGTCTATAATAGCATCGAGGCCCAGGAAGTGGCCAAGGAGTTGCGGCTGGTCTGTGGCCTAGCTCGCCGTCTCAAGCTCTACAATGAGACCAGGTTGTCCCATGAAAGTAGATTTTTTGATCTACGGCTTCTCTTCCTCCTCACAGCATTAAGGGTAGATGTAAGAAGACAGCTGGCTCGGGAATTGAGGGGTGTTAGTCTCCTCACTGATGCACTGGAAAGCACCCTTGCTCTGAAGTGGGCAGATATCTACGAGGTAGTAACAGATCGTCTTGCTCCACCACTTGGCAAAGAGGAGACTGAGAGGGTGATGGAGATACTGAAGACCCTCTTCAACATCACCTTTGATATTAGCCGTAGGGAAGTTGATGAG gAAGATGCAGCGCTGTACCGCCATCTAGCAGCAATACTTAGGCATTGCCTACTTAGACAAAGTGACGGTGAAGACAGAACTGAGGAATTCCATGG GCACACAGTAAACCTTCTGGTAAACCTCCCTCTCATGTGTCTTGACGTTCTCCTGACACCTAAAGTTGAGCATGGTTCTGTGGAGTACATGGGAATGAACATGGACACAGTGGAAGTTCTAATACAGTTCCTGGACAGGAGGTTGGACAGG GGTCATAAATTACGTGAGACTCTGACTCCGGTTCTAAATCTGCTGACTGAAAGTTCACGAGTTCATCGTGAGACACGGAAGTTCCTCCGTGCAAAA GTTTTACCTCCTCTTAGGGATGTAAAGAACCGTCCAGAAGTGGGGAACACACTACGCAACAAGTTAGTTCGTCTGATGACACATGTAGACACGGATGTAAAGCACTGTGCTGCTGAATTTCTTTTTGTCCTTTGTAAAGAAAATG TGTCTCGATTTGTCAAGTACACAGGATATGGGAATGCAGCTGGTTTGCTTGCTGCCAGGGGGCTGTTGGCAGGTGGACGTGGAGAAGGTCGATATTCTGAAGATGAAGACACAGATACAGAAGAGTATAGAGAAGCTAAACCTAA TATTAACCCAGTGACAGGGCGAGTGGAAGAAAAACAGCCTAATCCCATGGATGGCATGACAGAAGAGCAGAAAGAGTATGAGGCTATGAAGCTGGTCAGCATGTTCGATAAGTTATCAAG cAGGGAACAAATCATCCAACCAATGGGAGTGACATCTGATGGAAGGTTGGAACCTCTAGATGAGGCTGCTCAGAAGATGCTACAGCAACAAGAATCCTCTGACCTAGAGACTGACTCAGACTAA